Proteins co-encoded in one Streptomyces sp. JH34 genomic window:
- the ureG gene encoding urease accessory protein UreG produces MHLDHTHNGPAAVSADAARPDGSRRALRIGLGGPVGSGKTATVAALCRALRDRVSIAVVTNDIYTREDAAFLLRNAVLPPERIQAVETGACPHTAIRDDISANLEAVEDLEDSVGPLDLILVESGGDNLTATFSRGLVDAQVFVIDVAGGDDIPRKGGPGVSTADLLVINKTDLAPYVGSDLDRMARDAADQRGELPVVFTSLTGADGVAPVADWVRERLADWAA; encoded by the coding sequence ATGCACCTCGACCACACACACAACGGCCCCGCGGCTGTCAGCGCCGACGCAGCCCGCCCCGACGGCAGCCGCCGCGCGCTGCGCATCGGCCTCGGCGGCCCGGTCGGGTCGGGCAAGACGGCCACCGTCGCGGCCCTTTGCCGCGCCCTGCGCGACCGCGTCTCCATCGCCGTCGTCACCAACGACATCTACACCCGCGAGGACGCCGCCTTCCTGCTCCGCAACGCGGTGCTGCCGCCCGAGCGCATCCAGGCCGTCGAGACCGGCGCCTGCCCGCACACCGCGATCCGCGACGACATCTCCGCCAACCTCGAAGCGGTCGAGGACCTGGAGGACTCCGTGGGGCCGCTCGACCTGATCCTCGTCGAATCGGGCGGCGACAACCTCACGGCCACCTTCTCCAGGGGACTCGTCGACGCCCAGGTCTTCGTCATCGACGTCGCGGGCGGCGACGACATCCCGCGCAAGGGCGGCCCCGGTGTCAGCACCGCCGACCTGCTCGTCATCAACAAGACCGACCTCGCCCCCTACGTCGGCTCCGACCTGGACCGGATGGCCCGCGACGCCGCGGACCAGCGAGGTGAACTCCCGGTGGTGTTCACCTCCCTGACCGGTGCCGATGGTGTCGCGCCCGTCGCCGACTGGGTGCGGGAGCGGCTCGCGGACTGGGCCGCGTGA
- a CDS encoding urease accessory protein UreD encodes MSVTATARITAVADGRGSTVLPVLESDGPLALRRTRSQDTGYARVTVVGAMSAPLGGDRLAIEVRAEDGARMTVDAAAATVALPGAGQDAGPASYAVRLSAGEGAELRWFPEQLVSARGSELDMTTRADLAPTARLVLREELILGRHGEPTGRLSTRLTVRRAGRPLLEQQLAYGPGAPGGWDGPAVLDGHRAVGQLLVVDPAFDEAMPAPRLLGPTAVLTPLAGPAVLVTALAQDARLLRAVLDEALEGLLKESKAHRRP; translated from the coding sequence GTGAGCGTCACGGCAACCGCCCGGATCACGGCGGTCGCCGACGGGCGGGGCTCCACGGTCCTTCCGGTGCTCGAGAGCGACGGGCCGCTCGCCCTGCGCCGGACCAGGTCCCAGGACACCGGGTACGCGCGCGTCACCGTGGTCGGCGCCATGAGCGCGCCGCTCGGCGGCGACCGGCTCGCCATCGAGGTGCGCGCCGAGGACGGAGCCCGCATGACGGTGGACGCCGCGGCCGCCACCGTGGCGCTGCCGGGAGCCGGCCAGGACGCCGGCCCCGCTTCGTACGCCGTGCGGCTGAGCGCGGGGGAGGGAGCCGAGCTCCGCTGGTTCCCCGAACAGCTCGTCTCCGCCCGCGGCAGCGAACTCGACATGACCACCCGGGCCGACCTCGCCCCCACCGCCCGCCTGGTGCTGCGCGAGGAACTGATCCTGGGCCGGCACGGCGAACCGACCGGAAGGCTCTCGACCCGCCTCACGGTGCGCAGAGCCGGACGGCCGCTGCTCGAACAGCAGTTGGCGTACGGGCCTGGAGCACCCGGAGGCTGGGACGGTCCGGCCGTGCTGGACGGTCACCGGGCCGTCGGGCAACTGCTCGTGGTCGACCCCGCGTTCGACGAGGCCATGCCCGCTCCCCGCCTGCTCGGCCCCACAGCGGTACTCACCCCGCTCGCCGGACCCGCCGTTCTGGTGACGGCGCTCGCACAGGACGCACGGCTGCTGCGGGCGGTGCTGGACGAAGCGCTGGAAGGCCTCCTGAAGGAGTCGAAGGCCCACCGGAGGCCCTGA
- a CDS encoding alpha/beta hydrolase: MRRTAVLGSAGTLIAGTLIAGAMAAPAAGADSLHHGGQEARGVQIAAARAAKAGIDWADCPADWAITAPIQCGWVSVPLDYGKPDGKQIRLAVDRHVSTGTKDERQGALVYNPGGPGGSGMAFPKRVVTKNPRWTTAAKAYDFVGFDPRGVGHSAPISCVDPQEFVKAPKADPVPDSEADKRAQRKLAAEYADGCAERSGEMLPHMTTPDTARDLDVIRAALGEKQLNFLGVSYGTYLGAVYGTLFPSHVRRMVVDSVVNPAKDNIWYEANLNQDIAFQTRWNDWKAWVAENDAAYHIGDTPEKVEQAWLTLRAAAKKNPIGGVVGPAELIGFFQSAPYYDSAWAPTARIWSDYLGGDTQALIDAAAPDLSDTAGNISSENGNAVYTAVECADAKWPTSWKKWDRDNTRLHEQYPFMTWANAWMNLPCATWPSKQQTPLDVRTGKGLPPVLIVQSTRDAATPYEGAVELHKRFKGSRLITEKGAGSHGVTGLLNPCVNERVDTYLLTGKTDRHDVTCTPHATPKP, from the coding sequence TTGAGACGCACAGCGGTGCTCGGTTCGGCCGGCACTCTGATCGCGGGCACGCTCATAGCAGGGGCGATGGCCGCACCGGCCGCAGGCGCCGACAGCCTGCACCACGGCGGCCAGGAAGCGCGTGGCGTGCAGATCGCCGCGGCCCGGGCCGCGAAGGCGGGAATCGACTGGGCGGACTGTCCGGCCGACTGGGCGATCACCGCGCCCATCCAGTGCGGCTGGGTGAGCGTTCCGCTCGACTACGGCAAGCCGGACGGCAAGCAGATCAGGCTCGCGGTGGACCGGCACGTCAGCACGGGCACGAAGGACGAGCGCCAAGGCGCACTCGTCTACAACCCCGGCGGTCCCGGCGGCTCGGGCATGGCGTTCCCGAAGCGCGTCGTCACCAAGAACCCGCGCTGGACGACGGCCGCGAAGGCGTACGACTTCGTGGGCTTCGACCCACGCGGCGTCGGCCACTCGGCGCCGATCTCCTGCGTCGACCCGCAGGAGTTCGTGAAGGCCCCGAAGGCCGATCCGGTGCCGGACAGCGAGGCCGACAAGCGTGCCCAGCGCAAGCTCGCGGCCGAGTACGCCGACGGCTGTGCCGAGCGCAGCGGTGAGATGCTGCCGCACATGACCACGCCCGACACCGCGCGCGACCTGGATGTCATCCGTGCCGCGCTCGGCGAGAAGCAGCTCAACTTCCTCGGTGTCTCGTACGGCACCTACCTGGGCGCGGTCTACGGCACACTCTTCCCGTCGCACGTGCGCCGCATGGTCGTCGACAGCGTGGTCAACCCGGCGAAGGACAACATCTGGTACGAGGCCAACCTCAACCAGGACATCGCCTTCCAAACGCGCTGGAACGACTGGAAGGCGTGGGTCGCCGAGAACGACGCCGCCTACCACATCGGTGACACACCGGAGAAGGTCGAGCAGGCCTGGCTGACGCTGCGCGCCGCGGCCAAGAAGAACCCGATCGGCGGCGTCGTGGGCCCCGCCGAGCTCATCGGCTTCTTCCAGAGCGCGCCGTACTACGACTCCGCCTGGGCGCCCACCGCCCGGATCTGGAGCGACTACCTGGGCGGCGACACCCAGGCACTGATCGACGCCGCGGCACCCGACCTGTCGGACACCGCGGGCAACATCAGCTCGGAGAACGGCAACGCCGTGTACACGGCGGTCGAGTGCGCGGACGCCAAGTGGCCCACCAGCTGGAAGAAGTGGGACCGCGACAACACCCGGCTGCACGAGCAGTACCCGTTCATGACCTGGGCCAACGCCTGGATGAACCTGCCCTGTGCCACCTGGCCGTCCAAGCAGCAGACGCCGCTGGACGTCCGTACCGGCAAGGGCCTGCCGCCGGTGCTGATCGTCCAGTCCACGCGTGATGCCGCCACCCCGTACGAGGGCGCCGTCGAGCTGCACAAGCGCTTCAAGGGCTCCCGTCTCATCACCGAGAAGGGCGCCGGCTCGCACGGTGTCACCGGCCTGCTCAACCCCTGCGTCAACGAG